The DNA sequence TCACCATTGGCGGGCTCATCGCTTATTATACCGACCCATTTATTGATCTGCCTACCCCACTTTATGGCACGCCTGATCAGAAAATCCATATTGTTTTTGCGCTATACTTGCTGCTTACGCTAAACTTCTGCTTGTTTATTGTTGATTATAATGGGTTTCATCAGATCAATAAATCCAAAGAACTGAATGATGAAATGAAGGCAGCCAATGCGTTGGTCATCACCAAACAAGAAGAAACACAAGCCTACATTAAAGAGATTGAGCAGGTTCGGGAAAAAGAAAATGAGCAAAAATGGGTAGTAGAGGGCGTTTCTCGTATTGACAATACCCTACGACAGGAGACAGAAGACTCACAACACCGTGATGATATTCTAAAGGAGATTATGAAATACAGCAAGCTGAGCCAAGGAGCACTTTACCTGCTTGCTGACGATAAGGATGACGATATTCTTGAACTGGTGGCGACCTATGCTTACGGACGCAAAAAGTTTGTGAAAGACTTTATAGAGCCTGGTATTGGTATTTTGGGACAGGTATTTTATGAGGAAGAGCCACTGTATATGGATGAAATCCCTGAGGATTACATCAACATCAGCAGCGGACTCGGCAAGGCGCGCCCGAATTACATCTACCTCATCCCACTGAAATATAATATGGAGGTGATTGGCGTAATGGAATTTGCCGGATTTGGGGTTTTGAAAGACAAGGTCATTGAATACCTGAATAAAATTTCTGAGTCGTTGGGGGCACATATCGCTAACCGAAAGGTTGCCCTGAGAACACAGTTTTTACTGGAACAGGCACAACAGCAAGCAGAGCAGTTACGGGCTCAGGAAGAGGAAATCCGACAAAATATGGAAGAGCAGCAAGCCGTCAATGAACAGGCGGAACGCGACAAAGAAATTTATATGAATCAGATTGCTGAACTAAAATCTGAGCTGAAGAAACGATCCAAGCAGGAGGCTGAAACCGCCTAAACACTGCCGCATTTTTCTTCACCGATACCCGCCGAACGCTGCTGTAATGTTCGTTGCGTTTGGGGACTTCGCGCTGAAACCCCTCGACGTTTATTATACTAAGCCATAGAGAAGCAGGGGTATTGAACTCGGACGACAACACTATCGAAAGCAATAAAACCGATGCAAACCACCTTTTTGCATCGGTTTTTTTATGGGGCGACAGAAGAAGTACAATATTAAACTGAAAGGACTTTGAGGTTCAGCATATTTTTTGTTTTCTTGTACCTTATGCTTGCATACCTTTTATTCATCATCAGCTTAATATCGCCTCCTCCGCATGGAAGATCCGGTAAACTTTTTTGGGACCAATCCTGCCTCCTGACCATTCATGGGGAAAGTAACGTCAGCAAATTCGCCTGTTCTTACAGCTCCGACCGCTCGGCCTCCGTTGATTTTCTTTTCAAGTTCACCTCTGATGAGTATCCGGTTTCCGCACAACTCAACGCCGATCCAATCAGGATTCCCATTACACAGTTTGACTGCAATATCCCCGGAATGCGATCCGACTTCCGCTCCCTCCTTCAGTACAAACAACACCCTTTCGTACGCATGAATATGAACGACATCAGTATGCGGGAAGGGCCCAATGCGGATATTGAATTCAACCTTGAGATTACACTTGAAATTGCCGGAGCACAACAAATCTTCACCGTTCCGGTAACCTCCGAACAGGGAGAAGATGGGCAGTTTTACCTCTTCGGTGAAATGAACGTTGACATTCGAAACTACGGACTCACGCCCCCCACCAAATTTTTGGGTACCGTAAAAGTATCCCCCTATGTGGTAGTGGCTTTTAAAATTGGTATTGAGTTGGAGGCTTAGCAGTATTAGAGCACAAAAAAGCACTTCAAAAAATCCCTTTTCTGAAGTGCCTTTACTGTTGTTTTACGCTATGGTAATTTCACTATTTTAAATTGCTGTACTCCACCTTCACCGCGTATCG is a window from the Persicobacter psychrovividus genome containing:
- a CDS encoding GAF domain-containing protein, producing MNLNQLLWGNHEVSEAEKLKLVALKFIAGLLIVFDLIMLYQTKGTDLILLPVIHLLAICLTTGLGAMKLYDVSKNIATAATVAYFLAIAFIDMKMYSINGPILMSLIFCITLSFVVYGIDQYKKMAAYLVIITIGGLIAYYTDPFIDLPTPLYGTPDQKIHIVFALYLLLTLNFCLFIVDYNGFHQINKSKELNDEMKAANALVITKQEETQAYIKEIEQVREKENEQKWVVEGVSRIDNTLRQETEDSQHRDDILKEIMKYSKLSQGALYLLADDKDDDILELVATYAYGRKKFVKDFIEPGIGILGQVFYEEEPLYMDEIPEDYINISSGLGKARPNYIYLIPLKYNMEVIGVMEFAGFGVLKDKVIEYLNKISESLGAHIANRKVALRTQFLLEQAQQQAEQLRAQEEEIRQNMEEQQAVNEQAERDKEIYMNQIAELKSELKKRSKQEAETA
- a CDS encoding YceI family protein, which encodes MLAYLLFIISLISPPPHGRSGKLFWDQSCLLTIHGESNVSKFACSYSSDRSASVDFLFKFTSDEYPVSAQLNADPIRIPITQFDCNIPGMRSDFRSLLQYKQHPFVRMNMNDISMREGPNADIEFNLEITLEIAGAQQIFTVPVTSEQGEDGQFYLFGEMNVDIRNYGLTPPTKFLGTVKVSPYVVVAFKIGIELEA